In Spirochaetota bacterium, a genomic segment contains:
- a CDS encoding (d)CMP kinase, with translation MKKIVVAVDGPAGSGKSSVSRQAAVALGIKYIDSGAIYRSITWYVLKRDGSVAKDFAFTPDIAGMDIRQEFLPDGSSLTCVNGTDVTRLIRDEEIARNIGIISDDRDVRGHVNAMLRTWAREDSIIMDGRDIGSVVFPDADLKIYLDASVEVRAGRRIKEYRELGKNVDENLIKKQIIQRDEQDTRRPFGALVRARDAVYIDTSDMPMDQVINRIKELVLQIR, from the coding sequence ATGAAAAAGATCGTGGTTGCCGTCGACGGCCCCGCCGGATCGGGCAAGAGCAGCGTATCGCGCCAGGCGGCCGTCGCCCTGGGGATCAAATACATAGACTCCGGCGCCATATACCGGTCCATCACGTGGTACGTGCTGAAGCGCGACGGGAGCGTGGCGAAGGATTTCGCCTTCACCCCCGATATAGCGGGTATGGATATCAGGCAGGAGTTCCTTCCGGACGGCTCATCGCTGACCTGCGTGAACGGCACGGACGTGACGCGGCTGATACGGGACGAGGAGATAGCGCGCAACATCGGCATCATTTCTGACGACCGTGATGTCCGGGGCCATGTCAACGCCATGCTGCGGACCTGGGCGCGGGAAGATTCCATAATCATGGACGGGAGGGACATAGGGTCCGTGGTGTTCCCGGACGCCGACCTGAAGATTTACCTTGACGCCTCGGTGGAAGTGCGGGCTGGGCGCCGCATTAAAGAGTACCGGGAATTGGGAAAAAATGTTGACGAAAATCTAATCAAAAAACAGATTATACAGCGTGATGAACAGGACACTCGGCGGCCTTTCGGGGCGCTGGTCCGGGCGCGCGATGCAGTATATATTGATACTTCAGACATGCCGATGGATCAGGTGATCAACCGCATCAAGGAACTCGTTCTTCAAATTCGGTGA
- a CDS encoding prephenate dehydrogenase: MFNKVAIFGLGLLGGSICRALKKIDPGIFIAAYGRNAARLEPALAEKFVDSIGAFDRISLSGVDLAVVSTPVDSSVEIIGKILTAGDLDPRTIVIDVGSVKDVIMREIGRLDRAGQFIGCHPMAGSEKTGYDSGRPDLYNGSSVIITPHGGNRPEDVGQVARFWESLGARTVTVSPEEHDLLVTYTSHLPHLVASALVAVFDDFRAAHDPACGIGAFIGNGFRDATRISAGSPDMWRDIVLQNRGNISASIEVMIGELKRLKAVIDEAGTGGPVHDYFAAAKKIRDGLSQ; the protein is encoded by the coding sequence TTGTTCAACAAAGTAGCCATATTCGGCCTGGGACTGCTGGGAGGATCGATCTGCCGGGCCCTGAAAAAAATCGATCCGGGGATTTTCATTGCCGCCTACGGCCGCAATGCGGCCAGGCTGGAACCGGCCCTCGCCGAAAAATTCGTGGACTCGATCGGCGCCTTTGACCGGATATCCCTATCCGGAGTGGATCTGGCGGTGGTGTCGACGCCGGTGGACTCGTCGGTGGAAATCATCGGGAAAATACTCACCGCCGGAGACCTGGACCCCCGGACCATCGTGATCGATGTGGGCAGTGTCAAGGATGTCATCATGCGGGAGATCGGGAGGCTCGACCGGGCAGGGCAGTTCATCGGGTGCCACCCCATGGCGGGCTCCGAGAAGACCGGGTATGATTCGGGCCGTCCCGACCTCTACAATGGCTCCTCCGTCATCATCACCCCCCACGGCGGCAACCGGCCGGAGGATGTCGGCCAGGTGGCGCGGTTCTGGGAGTCCCTCGGGGCGCGGACCGTCACGGTTTCGCCGGAGGAGCACGATCTCCTCGTTACCTACACCAGCCATCTGCCGCACCTGGTCGCCAGCGCCCTGGTGGCGGTCTTCGACGATTTTCGCGCGGCCCACGACCCGGCCTGCGGCATCGGCGCCTTCATCGGGAACGGCTTCCGTGACGCGACGCGCATCTCGGCCGGCTCCCCGGACATGTGGCGCGACATCGTGCTTCAGAATCGCGGCAACATATCCGCGTCGATCGAGGTCATGATCGGAGAGCTGAAGCGGCTAAAGGCGGTAATCGATGAAGCCGGGACCGGCGGCCCGGTCCATGATTATTTTGCCGCGGCTAAAAAAATCAGGGATGGTTTGAGCCAATGA
- the pheA gene encoding prephenate dehydratase, translated as MADHDDIARIDREIIGLISRRSELYMERLRARTGEDSFAPEERSRLYDLIDSCNAGPLSGETIKRVYTDILTASMAAIAPVRVAFLGPEGTFTAIAVRGLFGEAIAKLPQRTIQDVFLQVEAGSAGYGVVPVENSTEGAVTFTLDELMETTLSIMAEQYVRVTYSLLSRASGISAVKKVYSHPQTLGQCKAWIRANLPSAEIVSVDSTSRAAEIAAGEDGAAAIASGLAGEIYTLNTLATMIEDSRQNFTRFFLVGRKPAAPTGNDKTSLVCAVKDRPGALLDLLKPFSEAGINMTKIESRPDKKKMWEYNFFIDILGHAEDDTVRKALGKVKNETIFLKILGSYPIGRQ; from the coding sequence ATGGCCGACCATGACGACATCGCGAGGATCGACAGGGAGATCATCGGCCTGATCTCGCGGCGGAGCGAGCTGTACATGGAGCGGCTCCGGGCGCGGACCGGAGAAGACTCCTTCGCGCCGGAGGAAAGGAGCAGGCTCTACGATCTCATCGATTCATGCAACGCCGGGCCCCTTTCCGGCGAGACCATCAAGCGGGTGTACACCGACATCCTGACGGCCTCCATGGCCGCCATCGCCCCGGTCAGGGTGGCCTTCCTGGGGCCGGAGGGGACCTTTACGGCCATCGCCGTCAGGGGCCTCTTCGGCGAAGCCATCGCCAAGCTGCCCCAGCGCACCATACAGGACGTGTTCCTCCAGGTCGAGGCCGGATCGGCGGGCTACGGCGTGGTGCCCGTCGAGAACAGCACCGAGGGCGCCGTCACCTTCACCCTGGACGAGCTCATGGAAACGACCCTATCGATCATGGCGGAGCAGTACGTGCGCGTGACCTACAGCCTGCTGTCGCGGGCGAGCGGGATTTCCGCCGTGAAAAAAGTATACTCCCATCCGCAGACCCTGGGTCAGTGCAAGGCCTGGATAAGGGCGAACCTGCCCTCCGCGGAGATCGTCAGCGTGGATTCGACGTCGCGGGCGGCAGAGATCGCCGCCGGGGAGGACGGGGCCGCGGCCATTGCCTCGGGCCTGGCCGGTGAGATCTACACGCTGAACACACTGGCCACGATGATCGAGGATTCGCGGCAGAACTTCACCAGGTTTTTCCTCGTCGGCAGGAAGCCCGCCGCGCCGACCGGCAACGACAAGACCTCCCTGGTGTGCGCCGTCAAGGACAGGCCGGGAGCGCTCCTCGATCTCCTGAAGCCGTTCAGCGAGGCCGGCATCAACATGACGAAGATCGAGTCGCGTCCCGATAAGAAGAAGATGTGGGAGTATAATTTCTTCATCGACATATTGGGGCACGCGGAGGACGACACGGTCCGGAAGGCCCTCGGGAAGGTGAAGAACGAGACGATCTTTCTCAAGATACTCGGGTCGTATCCGATAGGCAGGCAGTGA
- the scpB gene encoding SMC-Scp complex subunit ScpB: protein MSQDIKDDVIGQNGGEAGPDDSHKDDDVIKGLLEAVLFLSNEPVPLAFFVNSFSIDQTHAKILLDTLVDEYEDRDGGIKLQEIAKGYQFVTSERYGEQLRRVIGVRKREGLSKGMLETLSIIAYKQPIVLAEIDELRGVSSRMMVVKLMERTLVKPVGRKELPGRPLAYGTTNEFLRYFGLNKLSDLPKLSEIKEFSLNWDE from the coding sequence ATGTCACAGGATATAAAAGACGACGTCATCGGGCAGAACGGCGGGGAAGCCGGTCCCGATGACAGCCATAAGGATGACGATGTCATCAAGGGATTGCTGGAAGCGGTGCTCTTTCTGAGCAACGAGCCGGTGCCCCTCGCGTTTTTCGTGAACAGCTTTTCCATCGATCAGACCCACGCCAAGATACTCCTCGACACGCTGGTCGACGAATACGAGGACCGTGACGGCGGCATCAAGCTCCAGGAGATCGCCAAGGGATACCAGTTCGTCACGAGTGAGCGGTATGGCGAGCAGCTGCGGCGCGTCATCGGGGTCAGGAAACGTGAAGGGCTCTCCAAGGGAATGCTGGAGACCCTTTCGATTATCGCCTACAAGCAGCCCATCGTGCTGGCGGAGATCGACGAGCTCCGGGGCGTTTCGTCCCGGATGATGGTGGTGAAGCTGATGGAGCGGACCCTGGTCAAGCCGGTGGGGCGCAAGGAGCTGCCGGGCCGTCCCCTGGCCTACGGAACGACCAACGAGTTTTTGCGTTATTTCGGACTGAACAAGCTATCGGACCTGCCGAAGCTTTCGGAGATTAAGGAATTCTCTTTGAACTGGGACGAATGA
- a CDS encoding segregation/condensation protein A, translating to MSDTEDKIEAEPGESPENNPIIHIDNFEGPLDLLWDLIKKAKIDVTEITISHITEQYLGYLKVMEKLNVRIATDFIRMASELLYYKSCALLPAGQIEDEYFVPPLPPELVQKLLEFKKFQNASRRLMEEFETSANRYTRENRIEEIIEIDDYGDVSLFDLLKAFAEVIQSQKEVDEKEIVFDEILVSDRIEHIKNMLDKADVIQFPDIFTAKPSRIEIVVTFMAILELARTRIIKLLQHKVFGTIRIVKHAAPAPAPA from the coding sequence ATGAGCGATACTGAAGATAAAATTGAAGCGGAACCGGGCGAAAGCCCCGAGAATAATCCCATCATCCATATCGATAACTTTGAGGGGCCCCTGGATCTGCTCTGGGACCTGATTAAAAAGGCAAAGATCGATGTAACGGAAATCACCATATCCCACATCACCGAGCAGTACCTAGGCTACCTCAAGGTCATGGAGAAGCTGAACGTCCGCATCGCCACGGATTTCATCCGGATGGCGTCGGAGCTCCTGTATTATAAAAGCTGCGCCCTGCTTCCGGCGGGCCAGATCGAGGATGAATATTTCGTGCCGCCCCTTCCCCCCGAGCTGGTCCAGAAGCTGCTGGAGTTCAAGAAGTTCCAGAACGCCTCGCGGAGGCTCATGGAGGAGTTCGAGACCAGCGCGAACCGGTACACAAGGGAGAACAGGATCGAGGAGATCATCGAAATCGACGATTACGGCGATGTGTCGCTCTTTGACCTGCTGAAGGCCTTCGCGGAGGTCATCCAGTCGCAGAAGGAAGTCGACGAGAAGGAAATTGTATTTGACGAGATACTGGTGAGCGACAGGATTGAGCATATCAAGAACATGCTGGACAAGGCGGATGTCATACAGTTTCCCGATATCTTTACGGCGAAGCCGTCGCGGATCGAGATCGTGGTGACCTTCATGGCCATACTGGAGCTGGCGAGAACGAGGATCATCAAGCTGCTCCAGCATAAGGTTTTCGGTACCATCCGCATCGTGAAGCATGCGGCTCCGGCTCCGGCTCCGGCGTAA
- a CDS encoding response regulator, with protein sequence MATILIVDDAKFMRTLVKDALVPAGHEIIGEAENGNEAIELYKRLKPNLVTMDITMREKDGIEAAEEILRQDPNARIIMVTALGQENLLTKAIKLGVRDFVVKPFPPERLQKAAEKALA encoded by the coding sequence ATGGCGACCATTTTGATAGTAGACGACGCAAAATTCATGAGGACCCTCGTTAAAGACGCCCTGGTTCCCGCCGGTCATGAGATCATCGGCGAAGCCGAGAACGGTAATGAGGCTATCGAGTTATACAAGCGGCTGAAGCCGAACCTGGTCACCATGGATATCACGATGCGTGAAAAGGACGGGATCGAGGCCGCGGAGGAGATTCTCCGCCAGGACCCGAACGCCAGGATAATCATGGTAACGGCGCTGGGCCAGGAAAACCTTCTTACCAAGGCCATCAAGCTCGGTGTCAGGGACTTCGTGGTCAAGCCCTTTCCGCCCGAGCGGCTCCAGAAAGCGGCGGAGAAGGCACTTGCCTGA
- a CDS encoding chemotaxis response regulator protein-glutamate methylesterase, producing the protein MSGQIKVLVVDDSTLVRKIVTDSLESDPMIKVIGAADNGEMAVKLAKELNPDVITMDIEMPVMDGLTALRTIIATNPKPVIMLSVFTKHGAEETFKALEYGAVDFIPKPSSMVSLSLNDISELLRTKVKSVSKSKVDSKETPVDKRPAGAPAVRADIKAAAPILKKTASTRIVGIGTSTGGPAALIQVFTNIPPDFPSSILVVQHMPEGFTKAFAERLDLMSQLKVKEAQDMDQVLPGCAFVAPGNKHIALEEKNNNRYVRVFDGEKVSGHRPSIDVLFNSLADTAGKNTVAVIMTGMGRDGADGITRIKKTGGKTIAQNEETSVVYGMNRVAVEKGGIDDVVPLSEIPKKIVEYI; encoded by the coding sequence ATGTCGGGTCAAATTAAGGTACTGGTAGTCGACGATTCAACTCTTGTACGGAAGATCGTAACCGACAGCCTTGAAAGCGATCCCATGATCAAGGTCATCGGGGCGGCGGACAACGGCGAAATGGCCGTCAAGCTGGCGAAGGAGTTGAACCCGGACGTCATCACCATGGACATCGAGATGCCCGTCATGGACGGGCTCACTGCCTTGAGGACCATAATAGCGACGAACCCGAAACCGGTCATCATGCTGAGCGTGTTCACCAAGCACGGGGCGGAGGAGACATTCAAGGCCCTGGAATACGGCGCCGTCGATTTCATTCCAAAGCCGTCATCGATGGTCTCCCTGTCGCTGAATGATATCAGCGAGCTGCTTCGCACGAAGGTCAAGTCGGTAAGCAAATCGAAGGTCGACAGCAAGGAGACGCCGGTCGATAAAAGACCGGCCGGAGCGCCGGCCGTCAGGGCGGACATAAAAGCGGCGGCTCCGATCCTGAAAAAAACAGCCAGTACCCGGATCGTCGGGATCGGCACATCGACGGGAGGGCCGGCGGCCCTCATACAGGTGTTTACGAACATCCCGCCCGATTTTCCCTCGTCGATCCTGGTGGTGCAGCACATGCCTGAAGGGTTCACCAAGGCCTTCGCCGAGCGGCTTGACCTGATGTCCCAGCTGAAGGTGAAAGAGGCCCAGGACATGGACCAGGTGCTGCCCGGGTGCGCCTTCGTGGCCCCAGGGAACAAGCATATAGCCCTGGAGGAGAAGAATAACAACCGCTATGTCAGGGTTTTCGACGGGGAAAAGGTGAGCGGACACCGGCCCTCCATTGACGTGCTATTCAATTCCCTGGCCGATACTGCCGGGAAGAACACGGTTGCCGTGATCATGACCGGGATGGGACGGGACGGAGCGGACGGGATCACCAGGATAAAGAAAACCGGCGGTAAAACAATAGCCCAGAACGAGGAAACATCCGTTGTGTATGGCATGAACCGGGTGGCGGTGGAAAAGGGCGGAATCGATGATGTTGTCCCTTTATCGGAAATTCCAAAAAAAATTGTTGAATATATTTAA
- a CDS encoding chemotaxis protein CheW codes for MAFSLGEYQDIFLEEADEQLQELNQNLLELEKNPDNLEIINNIFRAAHSLKSSAAFVGLNELSDLAHMMENLLQGIRDGSMGITSEIIDIIFKCFDEIRNVIDTVASGEKPEQDLKWLIDDIKAICDKSVKPKKPEKKAVPEIVTDGKTSYEVPKTILDGEMRSRIKSGLESGRSCCEVTVFIDDKAQMKWVKAQLVVNNLGKMGEIVTTFPSMEDMGDDSVNNVVKIVIITEQSNDEIRRAANLDLIHRIDIRTIRLTRKDDKMVLSFSESESFYGDQGAEAEEGKAASASVPDLKESADEEVEEAVDEDEDEEEGAEAEHAGVRGADKEGKKKVAMLKTVKVSIDKLDLLLNNVGELVIANSGFFKLYEEMRKISEEKSIINEFKSRMEQMSRIAKDLQSGIMKTRMVPIGQVFTRFRRLVRDLAKEFNKEVELTIKGEDTELDKKVIDSIGEPLLHLLRNAADHGIETVDERKRLGKSEMAHITLNAYQSGNQIFVDVSDDGRGLNLDHIKRKAVAMGLATPEMIAAMDDTDIYNYIFTPGFSTAEKITDISGRGVGMNVVKEIVSELNGSVSIETEMGMGTRFVLSFPITLAIIPAIMVKVRNEMYAIPLTDVIETIKISQSDITTIEGHEVINLRGEILSLLRLSRFINLESALGPDDKMPVVVVGFGTRKIGLIVDYLEGKLEIVIKSLEQNYKTVEGLAGASILGDGSICLILDISSMINKVITEQDKMTRYDRKRVIEADEADIEEVEEEDLVKAKEPAGRAAVREAAPAVERKSGAMLFTEPKAPEAQKPEAPVVEEKKPVTADKPSSITSGPGTDRRIHMFAEQPAPPAREESPETDAKIGQRVTRALDEFRDELRESIKTTTGTGAPSEHMAESISLTQDELREFQLVANIGAANAAESLSKILNKQIDLSIPEVSVMPIEQIPKHIGDVDSVYMGIMMPILGDTRGTVLFIFKETIGFEVVDLLYGLASKTTHEFNEDGQSALQELTNIVGAAVINVIAEKSNLVIRAGLPTIVHDYLQSVIDSILVLHNMLSDYAVIMDTAFFFENDKIIGNLLLLPEADSLKIIVERMRTNVGSN; via the coding sequence ATGGCTTTTTCTCTTGGCGAATACCAGGATATTTTTCTCGAAGAGGCTGATGAACAGCTCCAGGAATTGAATCAGAATCTCCTGGAACTGGAGAAAAATCCGGATAATCTTGAAATTATAAATAATATTTTCCGCGCCGCCCATTCACTGAAAAGCTCCGCCGCCTTCGTCGGCCTCAACGAGCTCAGCGACCTGGCCCACATGATGGAGAACCTTCTCCAGGGCATCAGGGACGGCAGCATGGGCATCACCTCCGAGATCATAGACATCATATTCAAATGCTTCGACGAAATCCGCAATGTCATCGACACCGTAGCGTCGGGCGAGAAGCCGGAGCAGGATCTGAAATGGCTCATCGACGACATCAAGGCCATCTGTGATAAATCCGTTAAGCCGAAGAAACCCGAGAAGAAGGCGGTCCCGGAGATCGTCACCGACGGCAAGACCAGTTACGAGGTGCCCAAGACAATCCTCGACGGGGAGATGCGGTCACGGATAAAGAGCGGCCTGGAATCCGGCCGGTCATGCTGCGAGGTGACCGTGTTCATCGACGACAAGGCCCAGATGAAATGGGTCAAGGCCCAGCTGGTCGTCAACAACCTGGGCAAGATGGGCGAGATCGTGACAACCTTCCCCTCCATGGAGGACATGGGCGACGACAGCGTCAACAATGTCGTCAAGATCGTTATCATCACGGAGCAGTCCAATGACGAAATACGCCGCGCCGCCAACCTGGACCTGATACACCGGATCGACATTCGCACCATCCGCCTCACCAGGAAGGACGACAAGATGGTGCTGAGTTTCAGCGAGAGCGAATCCTTTTACGGCGACCAGGGCGCAGAGGCGGAGGAGGGGAAAGCCGCGTCCGCCTCGGTTCCGGACTTGAAGGAATCCGCCGATGAAGAGGTGGAGGAAGCCGTTGATGAGGACGAGGACGAAGAGGAAGGCGCCGAGGCGGAGCATGCCGGCGTCAGGGGCGCCGATAAAGAGGGAAAGAAAAAGGTCGCGATGCTCAAGACCGTGAAGGTCTCCATCGACAAGCTGGACCTGCTGCTGAACAATGTCGGTGAGCTGGTCATAGCCAACTCGGGATTCTTCAAGCTTTACGAGGAGATGCGGAAGATCAGCGAGGAAAAATCGATCATCAACGAGTTCAAGAGCCGCATGGAACAGATGTCGCGCATCGCCAAGGACCTGCAGAGCGGCATCATGAAGACGAGGATGGTCCCCATCGGCCAGGTCTTTACCCGTTTTCGCCGCCTGGTGCGGGACCTTGCCAAGGAGTTCAACAAGGAGGTTGAGCTCACCATCAAGGGCGAGGACACCGAGCTCGACAAGAAAGTCATCGATTCCATCGGCGAGCCTCTCCTGCATCTCCTGCGCAACGCCGCCGACCACGGCATCGAGACGGTCGACGAGAGAAAGAGGCTGGGCAAATCTGAAATGGCCCACATCACCCTGAACGCCTACCAGAGCGGCAACCAGATCTTCGTCGACGTGAGCGACGACGGCCGCGGCCTCAATCTGGACCATATCAAGCGGAAAGCCGTCGCCATGGGCCTTGCAACGCCGGAGATGATCGCGGCCATGGACGATACTGACATATACAACTACATTTTCACGCCGGGCTTCTCGACGGCCGAGAAGATAACCGACATTTCCGGACGCGGCGTGGGCATGAATGTCGTGAAGGAGATCGTGAGCGAGTTGAACGGCTCGGTGTCCATCGAGACGGAGATGGGCATGGGGACGCGCTTCGTGCTTTCTTTTCCGATAACCCTGGCGATCATTCCCGCCATCATGGTGAAGGTCCGCAACGAGATGTACGCTATTCCGCTGACCGACGTCATCGAGACCATCAAGATATCGCAATCGGACATCACGACCATAGAGGGGCACGAGGTCATCAACCTCAGGGGCGAGATCCTCTCCCTGCTGCGCCTGTCGCGGTTCATCAACCTGGAAAGCGCCCTCGGCCCTGACGACAAGATGCCGGTCGTGGTCGTCGGTTTCGGCACCCGCAAGATCGGCCTCATCGTCGATTACCTCGAGGGCAAGCTGGAGATCGTCATCAAGTCCCTCGAGCAGAATTACAAGACCGTTGAAGGCCTGGCCGGGGCGTCGATCCTCGGCGATGGAAGCATATGCCTTATCCTTGATATCTCGTCGATGATAAACAAGGTTATCACCGAGCAGGACAAGATGACGCGATACGACCGCAAGCGCGTTATCGAGGCGGACGAGGCGGATATAGAAGAAGTGGAGGAGGAGGACCTGGTCAAGGCGAAGGAACCCGCCGGGAGGGCCGCCGTCCGGGAAGCCGCGCCGGCCGTTGAGCGCAAATCGGGCGCTATGCTCTTCACCGAGCCGAAGGCACCGGAAGCGCAGAAACCGGAGGCGCCGGTCGTCGAAGAGAAAAAGCCGGTGACGGCGGACAAGCCTTCATCCATCACCTCGGGGCCCGGGACCGATCGCCGCATTCACATGTTCGCCGAACAGCCCGCGCCCCCCGCCCGGGAGGAGTCCCCGGAGACCGACGCAAAGATCGGGCAGAGGGTCACCAGGGCCCTTGACGAGTTCAGGGATGAGCTGCGCGAAAGCATAAAGACGACGACCGGGACCGGGGCGCCCTCGGAACACATGGCCGAATCCATTTCGCTCACGCAGGACGAGCTGCGTGAATTCCAGCTCGTCGCGAACATCGGGGCGGCCAATGCGGCCGAGTCCCTTTCGAAGATACTGAACAAGCAGATCGACCTGTCGATCCCGGAAGTGTCGGTCATGCCCATCGAGCAGATCCCCAAGCATATCGGCGATGTCGACAGCGTTTACATGGGCATCATGATGCCCATACTGGGCGATACGCGCGGCACCGTGCTCTTCATATTCAAGGAAACCATCGGCTTCGAGGTGGTGGATCTCCTGTACGGCCTCGCCTCGAAAACGACCCATGAATTCAACGAGGACGGACAATCGGCGCTCCAGGAGCTGACCAACATCGTCGGGGCGGCGGTCATCAACGTAATTGCCGAGAAATCGAACCTGGTCATACGGGCGGGCCTGCCCACCATAGTGCACGACTATCTTCAGTCGGTCATTGATTCGATACTCGTTCTTCATAACATGCTGAGCGACTATGCGGTAATCATGGATACGGCGTTCTTTTTCGAGAATGACAAGATCATCGGGAACCTCCTTCTTCTTCCCGAGGCCGATTCACTTAAGATCATTGTTGAGCGCATGAGGACCAATGTCGGGTCAAATTAA
- a CDS encoding chemotaxis protein CheW, whose protein sequence is MDLNELIDKQERLKVKISGDEEEELIAEGSIIQLVSFVLEDVEYGVDILAVHEILRFPEITRLPNTSDFIKGVINLRGNVIPVVDVRKRFGFSRAKVTDLTRIIVIETSDKLTGLMVDNVHQVVRISRNNVDPPSELIEGVSEEYIWGIGRLKDRLIVILNLSNILFLEEDKVQE, encoded by the coding sequence ATGGATCTGAATGAACTGATAGACAAGCAGGAACGGCTGAAAGTCAAGATTTCCGGCGACGAGGAAGAAGAGCTTATCGCCGAGGGCTCCATTATCCAGCTCGTCAGCTTCGTCCTTGAAGACGTGGAATACGGGGTGGACATCCTCGCCGTTCATGAAATACTTCGCTTCCCGGAAATAACCCGCCTGCCGAACACGTCTGATTTTATCAAGGGAGTCATCAACCTCCGGGGCAACGTGATTCCCGTTGTCGACGTGCGCAAGAGGTTCGGATTTTCCCGGGCAAAGGTGACCGACCTGACCCGCATCATCGTCATTGAGACCAGCGACAAGCTCACGGGGCTGATGGTGGATAACGTGCACCAGGTCGTCCGTATTTCGCGGAACAATGTCGATCCTCCTTCCGAGCTGATAGAGGGAGTATCGGAAGAATACATATGGGGCATCGGCAGGCTGAAGGACCGGCTGATTGTCATATTGAACCTGTCGAACATCCTGTTCCTCGAGGAAGACAAGGTTCAGGAGTGA